A window of the Planktothrix tepida PCC 9214 genome harbors these coding sequences:
- a CDS encoding site-specific DNA-methyltransferase: protein MSQKQRLELTWIGKEIRPKLEPRILLEDPDKSYHADHRMSENDSFDNRLIFGDNLLALKALESEFAGKIKCVFIDPPYNTGSAFEHYDDGVEHSIWLSLMRDRLEIIRRLLSEDGSLWITIDDHEAHYLKVMCDEIFERHNFISNIIWEKADSPRMDAHFFSTRHDHILVFAKNKKKFVINKISVNEEGLAKHYDKVDDAGRPYYLKPLRAMGGDDSREARPTLFFPLTAPDASDVFPIRKDGSEGRWRWSQERTESDQHLIEWIKSRKGWSPYYRIYGDVQSFRPPETIWNHTDVGSNRTSKAEIKTIFNDIKAFDTPKPEKLIHRIIFLATNPNDIVLDSFAGSGTTGAVAHKMGRRWIMIELGEHCHTHIIPRLKKVIDGEDQGGISKAVNWKGGGGFRYYRLAPSLLEKDKWGK from the coding sequence ATGAGTCAGAAGCAAAGATTAGAATTAACCTGGATTGGTAAAGAAATTCGCCCCAAATTGGAGCCTCGAATTTTGCTTGAAGATCCAGATAAATCCTATCATGCTGACCATCGGATGAGTGAAAATGATAGTTTTGATAACCGCTTGATTTTTGGGGATAATTTGTTAGCTCTTAAGGCGTTAGAGTCAGAGTTTGCAGGAAAAATTAAATGTGTTTTTATTGATCCGCCCTACAATACAGGATCAGCTTTTGAACATTATGATGATGGGGTTGAACATTCAATTTGGTTGTCTTTAATGCGCGATCGCTTAGAAATTATTCGTCGTTTATTATCAGAAGATGGATCTCTGTGGATTACGATTGATGATCATGAAGCCCATTATTTGAAAGTGATGTGTGATGAAATTTTTGAAAGACATAATTTTATCTCAAATATTATATGGGAAAAAGCCGATAGTCCTAGGATGGATGCACATTTTTTTTCTACAAGACATGACCATATTTTAGTTTTTGCCAAAAACAAAAAAAAGTTTGTCATTAATAAAATATCAGTGAATGAAGAAGGTTTAGCTAAACATTATGATAAAGTTGATGATGCAGGAAGACCTTATTATTTAAAACCTCTTAGAGCAATGGGAGGAGATGATTCAAGAGAAGCTAGACCGACCTTATTTTTTCCACTGACTGCACCAGACGCTTCTGATGTCTTCCCTATTAGAAAAGATGGGAGTGAGGGGAGATGGCGATGGAGTCAAGAGAGAACTGAATCTGATCAACATTTAATTGAGTGGATTAAAAGTAGAAAGGGTTGGTCTCCTTATTATCGTATTTATGGAGATGTTCAATCCTTTCGCCCTCCAGAAACGATTTGGAATCATACAGATGTGGGCAGTAATCGAACATCAAAAGCAGAAATAAAAACTATATTTAATGACATTAAGGCGTTTGATACCCCTAAACCAGAAAAATTAATTCACCGTATTATTTTTTTAGCAACTAATCCTAATGATATTGTTCTTGATTCCTTTGCAGGCTCAGGAACTACAGGCGCAGTCGCGCACAAAATGGGAAGACGTTGGATTATGATTGAACTAGGAGAACATTGCCATACCCATATTATTCCCCGACTTAAAAAAGTCATTGATGGTGAAGATCAAGGGGGAATTAGTAAAGCAGTAAACTGGAAAGGAGGCGGTGGATTTCGATACTATCGTCTTGCACCCTCTCTACTGGAAAAAGATAAATGGGGAAAGTAG
- a CDS encoding MgPME-cyclase complex family protein, producing MQTYYYVLGSRKFLIEEEPLEEVLRERTRNYQENEKELDFWLVQQPAFLEAPSMADVKAQCPQPAVAIVSTNKQVVTWLKLRLEYVLTGEFQAPTAGIPDALASLATAS from the coding sequence ATGCAGACTTATTACTACGTTTTAGGCAGTCGCAAATTTTTGATTGAGGAAGAACCCTTAGAAGAAGTGTTACGGGAACGCACCCGCAACTATCAGGAAAATGAAAAGGAACTTGATTTTTGGTTAGTGCAGCAACCTGCCTTTTTGGAAGCACCTTCCATGGCAGACGTTAAAGCTCAATGCCCTCAACCTGCGGTCGCCATTGTTTCTACCAATAAACAAGTGGTGACTTGGTTGAAATTACGTTTAGAGTATGTGCTCACCGGAGAATTTCAAGCCCCAACTGCTGGTATTCCTGATGCTTTAGCCTCGTTAGCAACAGCCTCTTAA
- a CDS encoding pyridoxine 5'-phosphate synthase, translated as MPTLGVNIDHIATIRQARRTVEPDPVAAAIIAELAGADGITVHLREDRRHIQDRDVRLLRQTVRTHLNLEMAATDEMVAIALDIKPDYITLVPEHREEITTEGGLDIAGQIPRMTDVVNTLQGAGIPVSLFIDANPQQIEASAQVKAKFIELHTGCYAEAKGEDQTRELEILATGCKLALEAGLRVNAGHGLTYWNVYPVAAIEGMEELNIGHTIISRAVLVGLDQAVREMKQAINGKL; from the coding sequence GTCAATATTGATCATATTGCCACCATTCGCCAAGCCCGTCGCACCGTTGAACCTGATCCCGTTGCGGCGGCTATCATTGCTGAATTAGCAGGTGCTGATGGTATTACGGTGCATTTACGCGAAGATCGACGCCATATTCAAGATCGAGATGTGCGACTGTTGCGACAAACGGTAAGAACCCATCTGAATTTAGAAATGGCGGCGACTGATGAAATGGTGGCCATCGCATTGGACATCAAGCCCGACTATATTACCTTAGTTCCTGAACACCGGGAGGAAATTACCACCGAAGGGGGGTTAGATATTGCGGGACAAATTCCTCGGATGACTGATGTAGTCAACACTCTACAGGGTGCTGGAATTCCGGTGAGTTTGTTTATTGATGCCAACCCCCAACAAATTGAAGCCTCGGCGCAAGTTAAGGCAAAATTTATTGAACTGCATACGGGATGTTATGCGGAGGCGAAAGGGGAAGACCAAACCAGAGAATTAGAGATTTTAGCGACAGGTTGCAAGTTAGCCTTAGAAGCGGGACTGCGGGTGAATGCAGGTCACGGGTTAACTTATTGGAATGTTTACCCCGTTGCGGCGATAGAAGGGATGGAAGAACTCAACATTGGTCATACAATAATAAGTCGGGCAGTTCTCGTCGGTTTAGATCAAGCCGTTCGAGAAATGAAACAAGCGATTAACGGGAAACTCTAA